A genomic stretch from Erigeron canadensis isolate Cc75 chromosome 9, C_canadensis_v1, whole genome shotgun sequence includes:
- the LOC122583673 gene encoding threonine dehydratase 1 biosynthetic, chloroplastic-like, whose product MATVLYCPCNVRQLLPPIRRNPSVFFVTTILSKSAENSYPTKAIINSSSVVCAIPQTSLLQFSPDSLQYEQGMVGAVPDGCVCDSPIGAMEYLTGILTTKVYDVAVESPLQHATKLSERLGADIWLKREDTQPVFSFKLRGAYNMMAKLSKEQLAQGVICSSTGNHAQGVALAAKILGSNALIAMPFTTPQIKWESVKDLGATVVLVGGTYDEAQTYAKKRALEEYRAFIPPFDHVDVIMGQGTIGMEIVRQLQGPIHAIFVPVGGGGLIAGVAAYVKRVLPEVRIIGVEPDDANAMALSLHHGQRVMLDRVGGFADAVAVKEVGVETFRLCRKLIDGVVLVSRDAVCSSIKDMFEEKRSILEPAGALALAGAEAYCRYYNLKNTNVVAITSGANMDFDRLRLVTQMLT is encoded by the exons ATGGCGACCGTGTTGTATTGTCCATGTAACGTACGTCAACTACTGCCTCCCATCCGCCGCAACCCAAGTGTATTTTTTGTTACAACCATATTGTCGAAATCAGCTGAAAACTCGTACCCTACAAAAGCCATCATCAATAGTAGTAGTGTAGTTTGTGCTATACCTCAGACATCATTACTACAGTTTTCTCCGGATTCGTTGCAGTATGAACAAGGTATGGTGGGAGCTGTCCCGGATGGTTGTGTGTGTGACTCGCCGATTGGTGCAATGGAGTACTTGACCGGCATATTGACTACCAAGGTTTATGATGTGGCGGTAGAGTCACCCCTGCAGCACGCGACAAAGCTGTCGGAGAGGCTTGGAGCTGATATATGGCTGAAAAGAGAGGATACTCAGCCG GTTTTTTCGTTCAAACTTCGTGGAGCATATAACATGATGGCAAAGCTTTCAAAGGAACAACTTGCGCAAGGCGTCATATGCTCTTCTACTGGAAATCATGCTCAAGGGGTTGCTTTAGCAGCCAAGATTTTAGGCTCCAATGCACTGATTGCCATGCCCTTTACAACGCCTCAAATCAAG TGGGAGTCGGTTAAGGATTTGGGCGCAACAGTTGTTCTTGTGGGAGGCACATACGATGAAGCACAAACGTATGCCAAAAAAAGGGCGTTGGAGGAGTATCGCGCCTTCATCCCTCCTTTTGATCACGTGGATGTTATAATGGGCCAGGGAACTATTGGAATGGAGATTGTACGCCAATTGCAAGGCCCGATACATGCCATATTTGTGCCTGTGGGTGGAGGTGGCTTGATAGCTGGTGTTGCTGCCTATGTGAAGCGGGTTTTACCAGAG GTACGGATTATAGGGGTAGAGCCTGATGACGCAAATGCAATGGCTTTGTCGTTGCATCATGGCCAAAGAGTTATGCTTGATCGAGTGGGTGGCTTTGCAGACGCCGTTGCAGTGAAAGAGGTTGGTGTTGAAACTTTTCGCCTATGTAGGAAGTTAATTGATGGAGTAGTCCTTGTCAGCCGTGACGCTGTCTGTTCATCCATAAAG GATATGTTTGAGGAGAAAAGGAGTATCCTTGAACCAGCTGGTGCCCTTGCTCTTGCTGGGGCAGAAGCATATTGCCGATACTATAACCTCAAGAATACCAATGTCGTAGCGATAACCAGTGGAGCCAACATGGATTTCGATAGATTGAGATTGGTAACTCAAATGCTCACTTAA